The following are from one region of the Indicator indicator isolate 239-I01 chromosome 14, UM_Iind_1.1, whole genome shotgun sequence genome:
- the KERA gene encoding keratocan: MALRVCTSLLLLFLVHSVWARTVRQVYDELDPEHWSRYTSECPRECFCPPSFPNALYCDNKGLKEIPPIPARIWYLYLQNNLIETVSEQPFVNATHLRWINLNKNKITNGGIENGVLSKLRRLLYLFLEDNELEEVPAPLPVGLEQLRLARNKISRIPEGVFSNLENLTMLDLHQNSLLDSALQSDTFRGLNNLMQLNIAKNSLKKMPLSIPANTLQLFLDNNSIEVIPEDYFSAIPKVSFLRLNYNKLSDDGIPPNGFNVSSILDLQLSHNQLTKIPPINAHLEHLHLDHNKIKSVNGTQICPVSIALAEDYGFYGNVPRLRYLRLDGNEIQPPIPLDIMVCFRLLQAVII; encoded by the exons ATGGCTCTAAGAGTCTGTACAAGCCTTTTGCTCTTATTCTTGGTCCATTCTGTGTGGGCTCGAACTGTGAGACAAGTCTATGATGAGCTGGATCCTGAGCACTGGTCTCGCTACACCTCTGAGTGTCCCCGAGAGTGCTTTTGTCCTCCTAGTTTCCCTAATGCCTTGTACTGTGATAACAAAGGACTTAAGGAAATACCTCCAATCCCAGCGAGAATTTGGTACCTCTACCTTCAAAACAATCTCATTGAAACTGTTTCAGAGCAGCCTTTTGTGAATGCCACTCATCTGAGGTGGATAAATCTGAACAAGAATAAGATCACCAATGGCGGGATTGAGAACGGtgtgctgagcaagctgagaagGCTGCTTTACTTATTCCTTGAAGACAATGAATTGGAAGAGGTACCTGCCCCACTACCAGTGGGCCTGGAACAGCTGAGACTGGCTAGAAACAAAATCTCCAGAATCCCAGAAGGAGTCTTCAGCAACTTGGAAAACCTCACCATGTTAGATCTGCACCAGAACAGTTTGTTGGACAGCGCTCTGCAAAGCGACACCTTCCGAGGACTCAACAACCTCATGCAACTCAACATAGCAAAGAATTCCCTGAAGAAAATGCCTTTGAGCATCCCAGCTAACACACTGCAGCTGTTTTTGGACAACAACTCCATTGAAGTGATACCAGAAGACTACTTCAGCGCAATACCCAAGGTGTCTTTCCTGCGGCTGAACTACAATAAACTATCTGACGATGGTATTCCCCCCAATGGGTTTAATGTTTCATCCATTCTAGACCTGCAGCTGTCTCACAACCAGCTCACTAAAATCCCACCCATCAATGCTCATCTTGAGCACCTGCACCTTGATCACAACAAAATCAAAA GTGTCAATGGGACTCAGATATGCCCAGTCTCAATTGCCCTAGCAGAAGACTATGGGTTTTATGGCAACGTTCCTCGCCTCCGATACCTTCGCCTGGATGGAAATGAAATTCAACCTCCCATCCCTCTGGACATCATGGTCTGTTTCAGATTACTTCAAGCTGTCATCATCTGA